In the genome of Quercus robur chromosome 3, dhQueRobu3.1, whole genome shotgun sequence, one region contains:
- the LOC126716589 gene encoding uncharacterized protein LOC126716589, with product MALRRFLGFSDGELMRSDSKPCSRLMRQTAGIFTVGGGLGFWILCRLHYGPRITVPRSLRWAACGAVSVSSTTALLVRLFSPECEPQNIAAYDKGS from the exons ATGGCGTTGAGGCGGTTCCTTGGGTTTTCTGATGGTGAGTTGATGAGGTCGGATTCAAAACCTTGTTCCAGACTAATGAGACAGACGGCTGGAATTTTTACCGTTGGAGGAGGATTAGGATTTTGGATTCTTTGTAGATTGCACTATG GTCCAAGAATTACGGTGCCTAGGAGCCTTCGGTGGGCAGCTTGTGGAGCAGTATCTGTTAGCTCTACGACTGCTTTACTGGTTCGCTTATTTAGTCCTGAATGTGAACCACAGAACATAGCTGCTTATGACAAGGGAAGTTAG
- the LOC126716590 gene encoding probable L-cysteine desulfhydrase, chloroplastic has product MGSQSHPHPHPHLNGDSNTHIPKKPKLSSLSSSLITEAEIQNEFNHHDPTVARINNGSFGCCPLSIIQSQQELQLEFLRQPDHFYFSELKPGILKSRILIQRLINAHHLDEISIVDNATTAAAIVLQNIAWSFAEGKFNHGDVAIMLHYAYGAVKKSIEAYVTRAGGHVIEVHLPFPVNSKDEIVFEFRKALEKGKENGKKVRLAVIDHITSMPSVVIPVKELVRICREEGVDQVFVDAAHGIGCTDVDMQDIGADFYTSNLHKWLFCPPSIAFLYCRKSPGCIDLHHPVVSHEYGNGLAVESAWIGTRDYSAQLVVPKVFDFVNRFEDGIEGIKKRNHDNVVEMGQMLAKAWETNLGCPPEMCASMIMVGLPACLGISSDLDTLKLRTHLREKFGVEVPIYYRAPKDGEVDVVTGYARISYQVYNKVEDYHKFRDAINQLVGDGFTCALLYN; this is encoded by the coding sequence ATGGGCTCCCAATctcaccctcaccctcaccctcaTCTCAATGGTGACTCCAATACCCACATCCCAAAAAAGCCAAAGCTTTCATCTTTATCATCTTCTTTAATCACTGAAGCTGAAATCCAAAACGAATTCAACCACCATGACCCCACCGTAGCTCGCATCAACAATGGTTCCTTTGGCTGTTGCCCTCTCTCCATTATCCAGTCCCAGCAAGAACTGCAACTCGAATTCCTTCGCCAACCTGATCACTTCTACTTTTCCGAACTCAAACCGGGCATTCTCAAGTCCCGCATCCTCATCCAACGCCTCATCAATGCCCACCACCTTGATGAAATCTCCATCGTCGATAACGCCACCACTGCAGCCGCCATCGTCCTCCAAAACATCGCCTGGTCTTTCGCTGAAGGCAAATTCAATCATGGTGATGTTGCCATTATGCTTCACTATGCTTATGGTGCTGTGAAAAAGTCCATTGAGGCCTATGTTACCCGTGCCGGCGGGCATGTCATCGAGGTACATTTGCCCTTCCCTGTGAATTCTAAAGATGAGATTGTGTTTGAGTTTAGGAAGGCTTTagagaaagggaaagagaaCGGTAAGAAAGTGAGGTTAGCTGTGATTGATCACATAACTTCAATGCCTAGTGTGGTTATACCCGTTAAGGAATTGGTTAGGATTTGTAGGGAGGAAGGTGTGGATCAAGTTTTTGTGGATGCAGCTCATGGAATTGGGTGTACTGATGTTGATATGCAAGACATTGGTGCTGATTTTTACACTAGTAATTTGCATAAGTGGCTCTTTTGCCCGCCTTCCATTGCGTTTTTGTATTGTAGGAAGTCGCCTGGGTGCATAGATTTGCACCATCCGGTTGTGTCTCACGAGTATGGAAATGGGTTGGCTGTGGAAAGTGCTTGGATTGGAACTAGGGACTATAGTGCTCAGTTGGTGGTTCCTAAGGTGTTTGATTTTGTCAATAGGTTTGAGGATGGTATTGAGGGGATCAAGAAGAGGAATCATGATAATGTTGTGGAGATGGGGCAGATGTTGGCAAAAGCGTGGGAGACAAATCTTGGATGCCCTCCGGAGATGTGTGCTAGCATGATCATGGTTGGGTTGCCAGCTTGTTTGGGGATTTCAAGTGATTTGGATACTTTGAAGTTGAGGACACATTTGAGGGAGAAGTTTGGTGTGGAAGTGCCTATTTATTACAGGGCACCAAAAGATGGGGAGGTTGATGTGGTAACTGGGTATGCAAGGATTTCTTATCAAGTCTACAACAAAGTTGAGGATTATCACAAGTTCCGGGACGCAATCAATCAGCTTGTTGGTGATGGGTTCACTTGCGCTCTTCTTTATAATTGA